The genomic stretch ATGATACACAACTTCCAACCATTTCGGATACTGAGAATAGACTCCTATTGGTAACAATTGGACAGCAAAGTACCACAAATCATAATGATTTTAAGGAAACATGAAGGCCCTATGATatattacagataaattaatattgtactTATAGCACTTACAGACAATGTAGGAACAATTTTACTTGCTGAAAGAGAAAGAGCTGTTATTCCCCATCCATTGTAATGACTTCCTTGAGTTTTAACTCCATATGAGCCTAAATATTCACGTAATCCAGCTTGAAATAGGTTAAAGGAATCTTCTTGAATCTTGGCAGTCCCATACCTTAAAGGGCAAGACTTTGAAGGGAACTTTTTATGAGAATCTGTATCACCTGACTGCAGGAGAACTAAAAATCAGGACAGAGACATACAATAagttttataaatgtaatttacCAACAGTTTGATGGACTTTCTGAAGGAAGCTGTGGTagacaaaatcaattaaaatgttGATCAGGAAGGACATGTTACCCTGAATGCACTAGCATGCAGTGTAAGCGTGCGTGCAATGCGCTTGTTTTGCTCCAAATCAGAGCAAAGTCGTTCACTTAGTTCGTCAGAGAGTTGATTGAGCCAGTGTTGAACCTAAAGAGAAGTATCATGGGATAACAATTGAGAGGAATTTAATTGCAACCCACATTTTCAAAATTCCATGTGAAACCtagtgaaaagacaaaaaaaaaagaaacttgttTCACCAATCTTTTTGCATAGACAgaactatacatatatattcatttccTTTGTTATACTTAAAAATTTCTCCAACCTTTCACCAAATTCAAAATTGGACACCAAACATTTCGAAATAAATGATAACGCACCATCTCCCACCATTAGGTGCATAACAATGCACTTGATACAAGCTCacacattaaaatattatattacattcaTTCTTTTAGAAAAGATTTACCCCAAATAAAAACATCTTTTACTACTAAATGACTGCATGAAATGGCATGATCCTACAACCTAAACTTGAATGCACCCATCTACTTATGTACACCATAATTCATAAGAACAATTCATTTGGTTAAGAAAGAAATTCTTACAGAAGCAACTGTCTTTAAAGCCCGAGGACCAGGAAATGACTTCCCAGAGCCATGGCTTTTGGGGAGAAGGCGTGCCTGTACTTCTTCGCCGCTGATTCCTCTTGCAATATTCCATAACCAAGTACTGGAGTGCACattagaaatagaaaatttaaaaaaaaaaaatcatgactATAAGCGCAAAAATAGCTACCAATGCTTAAAGTCTTGGGATTTAACCCAAAACTAAGGATCTGAAAACaattaaagagaagaaaagagaaagaatattGAGGAACCATTAGTCCCACATATTAAGTTTATAGCAAAGGGTTCAACTgtatatttaaactataaaatggCCCCCACATGGAGTAgccaaattaaatcaaactatgcATGGACACAAAAAGAGTTCCCACTAGcccaatttattaatttaaataataagatgAGAGAATTTTTAGGGCTAGAGGACAAgatctttaaattaattatactttttGACAACATATTGAAATATCATTAACCCTCAAAACTCAAGATCTTAGGAAAAGGACCTAATAATACTGttaaaacttgaacaaaaagaaaatttaacttaaactctcataaaattttaagaaaaaataaagtatcatcaaaactaaaataatatgacatataacggaaaaggccaaaggactatttcccgcccaagtttaagtgttatcCTAAAGACACACCtgtgaagtttgaaaaatccaaaatctcactcatacattaaaaatctcaattaagattaaggataaaactgtcttttaacaaaaaaaactaaagttttattatatttggccccacttagcttgaaaatctcacaattccccccacctgaagtttgaaaaatcaaaatttcccccctagggtttgcaaatcatggtTGGAGTCATCAGAAATGGTCGTCTCCGGTGGCGTTGACTCTCCCTCTAGGCTAAACTCTCCCTGCCGATCACTTTCCAGCCACCGGCGTAGGTTATTTCCCCCAACGAAGAGGTTGGGAAGTGATCGGAAGGGACAGTTGAGCCCGGAAAGAGAGTCAACGCCATCAGAGACAACCATCTCTAACAACTCTGACCATGATTTGCAAACCTTAGaggggaaattttgatttttcaaacttcaggtggAGGTTGAATTGTGAGCTTTCAAGCTAAAGGAGAGAATGTAAccaaactttatatttttaaaattttttattaaatgactattttgcccCCAACCATAACTGTGATTTTTAACGGATGGGtgggattttgggtttttcaaacctcattaGTGTGACTTTGGGATAGAACTTAAACTTGggggggaaatagtcctttggctgaACGGAAAAAGCAGCTGACTTTTAGTCAACTAAAAAGAAACATTTACACAAGACAGAAATTATTTCACAAAAAGCGGAAAAGATTGCTCCACTTATGATCCTACAATTGAAAATACAGACTTTGTTCTCCAATAGAAAGTTACCCAGTATTCACGCCATAAAGTTCTTGCAGCTTAATCTctgaaaatttcaaaagatcACCAACAGTGTTCACACCCAGCTCACTTTGTAAGGATGTACCCAACTTCCCACCAAGCTGTTTCCTGCAAacgaaaatttgaatttggaagAATGTAATCCAGATTGGAAGAGCATAAAAGTCAGCAACTTCTCTACTTTATACAATTCAAAAGaaccataaagaaaaaaaaaatgttttcaattcATTTTACATTCTAGGAATGTAACAAAAAGTAGCACTTCCTCTCACTCCTGTAGTCAATAACATAAACATGAAAAGAATAGTAACTATCACAAAAACCTACATCTTTTTAACTGGCAACAAATTGAGCAGTTCTTTCACAGAAGCAAGGGGCACGACAGTTTGCTGTGCAGGTTTATTCATAGAACTAGCAAGTTTGGCTAGCATCTGCagacaatttaaaacatgaGCCTACAGTATAAAATCACAGTTATAAAGATAACCATGTCTATGCAACATTAtaacagagaaaaaaataaacaaaccaaGGACTGCAGAACCTTATTATGAGCAACACCAGCAGAACACGTAAATTCAGTCTCCTTCAAAACCTGCTTCCTAAGCTCTGCAACAATGAGGGCCCCACAAGCTAATAATTTATCACGGTGATCAGCCTCACTTCTACATAGCCACTCCCTCACAATTGATTTGGCATCAACTCCATCCTGAACTCAATGCCAGATCCAATATAAGAGTTGCAGGAAATGCAGTACAAAGCTGacaggaaaaataaaaaagagaggaataaagaaagaataaacTGCAAAATGAGCagtctcacatctaatgaaACCCTGTAAATTTCCAAAAAGGCATTGTTCTGAAAATACACAGAATTGTGGTTCCCAAATTACATTTTTTGGATAAGTTAAAAGaggaaatgattaaaaaaacaagtcTTTGACACTTGGGCTTGGGGTTgtagaaacaaataaatgaaaagtatagatttctcttctttattttctgtTGAGTTTATAGATGAGCAGAGAAAAGAAACTGGCCAATCATGAGGGTTAATGAGTAATTCTACCCCATAGTAGGTGAGATCTAAAGCAAAAAGTTCAGTGGCATTGACAAAAGAGAGAATGTGACTTCAGTAATTTCTACCAAAACTTTAATATCTATGTAGAGCATTAGTTGTTGATTTCAGCCAGTGCTAGAAAATCATAGATGTTCAACAATAGTGATTCTCTCTGTACCAGCCCCTGGgacacaataaaatataaaatactgtaaaatttaaaaaaaaaaaaacttttattctGTACTGTTTCTGGGTCAACATTCTGAATCTTTAGATATTGAGCAGAGGGTAAATCCCCACCACAGTCGATATGTGTACACTAGTATCAACTAGAGTGTAGAGTTGTCACTAAACAATTTATAAAAAGAGCaagagtttgagttcaaatgaTTAATGAACAGCTTGGTGGTTTATAACCATTATGCTTTGAGACATTTGTATTGAACTATATGTATAACAATCAGTATCCAGCTGTCATCAAGTTTATCCACTCAATTTAACCATCATAATCTAAGCATTTATGTAATGTTACAGAAAATCCAAAAGCAGTATCTTGTACCCCACTTTCAAGCCCCAATATGTGCGATTTAAGAGCTTCCTCATCTACTACTTCCAAGCTCTCTGGAGGAGTTTCTGCTAGCATAGCTTCTGCAGCATCAGTAAGATCAAGATACACTTCATCAATAGAAGCCCTTTCACAACGACCCTTCCTTGCAAGAATAGATACTACCTGCAAATTTGATAAAAGTCAGCATAGCATtactttcaataattttatcaatccattcaaaatttattttaaatccaTCACCTCTGAACCCGCATTGCGGTATGTACTCAGATCAGCTTTACCACGAGCTACAGGGACTTGGACTAGCTCAATATGTGGGCATGCTTCCTTTGCCTCATCACCTCTCATTGAACTGAAAATCACACATGAGATACCTAAAGCTAGTGCATTTCTGAGAAGCACTTTGTTACCAATAAAGATCCTCAGAAAGTAACAAAAACTGACTTACCGTTTTACACCATACTTCCGGGCCTCATAGCTAATAGCAATCAGAGCCCCACCTTTCCACTCATTGTACTGCACCACAGCAGTAGGTAAACCCCTCAAATGAGGCTGCTTTCTCTGCTCCACTGCATTGAGAAAAATAACACATTTTCAGAACAGACAAAACTACAGCATAACTAATGCAAGTAAATGTGAAGAGAAAGAGccttttcttataaaaaaaaaaaaattcagtgcATCATCATTATTTGAGtccaaagaaaacaaattcaCCTCTAGTATTGTACCAATACTAACACTCTCAGTAGCAATTCCTACCTCagttaatttaacaaattaccTAATGCAAGTCAAGTGAAAATGTAGGTTTCACCGTTTCAAGGCTCTGATACTCTTTACTTTCGATGTACCAATACTACCTCAGCTAATTCACCTCTAGTATTGTACCAATACTAACACTCTCAGTAGCAATTCCTACCTCAGTTAATTTAAGAAATTACCTAATGCAAGTCAAGTGAAAATGTAGGTTTCACCGTTTCAAGGCTCTGATACTCTTTACTTTCGATGGATTTCATACCATCCATAATCCTAAAGCTTCAAAAACTGTTCTAATTTTCCAATTAGTCAACCAGCAATAGCAGTATTTCACACTATTAACCTTCTTTTTTCCACATCAGTAAAGCTCAGTTCACCAACATAGTCCAATTCAACTACTTATACACAATGAAAAGCCAAAATTTCTCCATATTATTACtcataaaaacaaaactattcTCTAGAATTCATCAACTTCAACCATCAATAGCAGTATTCACACTATTAACCTTCTTTTTTCCTTGTCAATCAAGCACACTTACCAACATAGTTCAATTCAGCTACAAATACACAATGAAATGCCAAAATTTTAcccataaaaacaaaacaattctCTAGAATTCATCAAATTCAACCATCAATAGCAGTATCTCATACCATTAACCTTCTTTTTTTCTCATCAATCAAGCTCAGTTCACCAACATAGTTCAATTCAGCTACAAATACACAATAAAATGCCAAAACTTCTCcaaaattttactaataaaaacaaaaattttctctagaatcaatcaaattcaaccatCAATAGCAGTATTTCACACTATTAACCTTCTTTTTTCCTAGTCAATCAAATTCGATTCACCAATATATTTCAATTCAACTACTAGTACACGATGAAAAGccaaaatttcatcaaattttcttCGAATTGAACTACAAATAGACTATAAACCTTCTTTTTCCCCATCGACAAAGCAAAGTTCACCAACATAGTTCAATTCAACTACAAATACACAATTAAGAGCAAAAGTTTCTCCAGAATCTTACTCGTGAAAAGAAATTTATTCCCCagaatttgttaaattttcttcGAATTCAAAACAAACAGtgattttctaaaatatatattcatttaaatacaaaaaattaaaaaaaaaatacaaaagagaGGGAGAATTGGAAGAACCTTGAACGTAGAAGCAGTCCATGTCAACGTGTGCGATGATCCTGGCATCAGACGATTGTGGCTTC from Mangifera indica cultivar Alphonso chromosome 6, CATAS_Mindica_2.1, whole genome shotgun sequence encodes the following:
- the LOC123219216 gene encoding DNA polymerase eta isoform X1, which produces MPVAKPQSSDARIIAHVDMDCFYVQVEQRKQPHLRGLPTAVVQYNEWKGGALIAISYEARKYGVKRSMRGDEAKEACPHIELVQVPVARGKADLSTYRNAGSEVVSILARKGRCERASIDEVYLDLTDAAEAMLAETPPESLEVVDEEALKSHILGLESGDGVDAKSIVREWLCRSEADHRDKLLACGALIVAELRKQVLKETEFTCSAGVAHNKMLAKLASSMNKPAQQTVVPLASVKELLNLLPVKKMKQLGGKLGTSLQSELGVNTVGDLLKFSEIKLQELYGVNTGTWLWNIARGISGEEVQARLLPKSHGSGKSFPGPRALKTVASVQHWLNQLSDELSERLCSDLEQNKRIARTLTLHASAFRSGDTDSHKKFPSKSCPLRYGTAKIQEDSFNLFQAGLREYLGSYGVKTQGSHYNGWGITALSLSASKIVPTLSGTCSITKYFHGQDASNSSLKQSPATFTENTTLLSPSGSESYSELNPTEPQDEFPSEEVPLKLSVAGLGQQVERTDAYKEQDQSCCIIQQASCSFTPEISPSSCSGGTESCSGLNQSKQQRDQAHSDDSRTKPVMTNLKRQEQNRNQLKDKGTSSILDFFKSQSLCSSWKQEHVESSQNANATASIGDYYSVSMQVQEPMENFLPETATNSGRSSSDQIQQTSEAWNYRIEEIDPTVIEELPPQIQDEIRAWLRPHKRPNMVKRSSSIADYFLPSKNR
- the LOC123219216 gene encoding DNA polymerase eta isoform X2, which translates into the protein MPVAKPQSSDARIIAHVDMDCFYVQVEQRKQPHLRGLPTAVVQYNEWKGGALIAISYEARKYGVKRSMRGDEAKEACPHIELVQVPVARGKADLSTYRNAGSEVVSILARKGRCERASIDEVYLDLTDAAEAMLAETPPESLEVVDEEALKSHILGLESGDGVDAKSIVREWLCRSEADHRDKLLACGALIVAELRKQVLKETEFTCSAGVAHNKMLAKLASSMNKPAQQTVVPLASVKELLNLLPVKKMKQLGGKLGTSLQSELGVNTVGDLLKFSEIKLQELYGVNTGTWLWNIARGISGEEVQARLLPKSHGSGKSFPGPRALKTVASVQHWLNQLSDELSERLCSDLEQNKRIARTLTLHASAFRSGDTDSHKKFPSKSCPLRYGTAKIQEDSFNLFQAGLREYLGSYGVKTQGSHYNGWGITALSLSASKIVPTLSGTCSITKYFHGQDASNSSLKQSPATFTENTTLLSPSGSESYSELNPTEPQDEFPSEEVPLKLSVAGLGQQVERTDAYKEQDQSCCIIQQASCSFTPEISPSSCSGTESCSGLNQSKQQRDQAHSDDSRTKPVMTNLKRQEQNRNQLKDKGTSSILDFFKSQSLCSSWKQEHVESSQNANATASIGDYYSVSMQVQEPMENFLPETATNSGRSSSDQIQQTSEAWNYRIEEIDPTVIEELPPQIQDEIRAWLRPHKRPNMVKRSSSIADYFLPSKNR